Proteins found in one Enterococcus sp. 9D6_DIV0238 genomic segment:
- the gcvPB gene encoding aminomethyl-transferring glycine dehydrogenase subunit GcvPB has product MKLIFERSVEGYYNEMISSCDVPVVELPETMKREKELHLPSLPQPEISRHYTELANATFGINDGFYPLGSCTMKYNPKINDEMAAFPAFANIHPLQPERTVQGSLEVFTMTEKLLKEITGMDAITFQPAAGAHGEFTSLLMIKAYHEKNGQPQRNKIIVPDSAHGTNPASVAMTGMITVNIPSDEYGCVDIEALKDAVGEDTAGLMLTNPNTAGIFDKNILEITKIVHDAGGLNYYDGANLNAIMGVARPGDMGFDIIHLNLHKTFSTPHGGGGPGSGAVGCKDILKSLLPNFYPVQQGEQIVFTEPTDSIGQVKGFYGQFSVFLRALTYILFLGSEGISSASKGAVLNANYMLHELKDIFEVPYGDTCMHEFVISLDRLKKETGVTALDVAKGILDHKMYPPTMYFPLTVPEALMVEPPETESKERIDDAISVYRKLYEAAHENPEDFHNYPLHAQIHRVDEVRAARHPIVRYDFSKE; this is encoded by the coding sequence ATGAAATTGATTTTTGAACGAAGTGTTGAAGGCTATTATAACGAAATGATTTCCTCTTGTGATGTGCCTGTTGTTGAATTGCCAGAAACGATGAAAAGAGAAAAAGAATTACATTTACCATCTTTGCCGCAGCCTGAAATCAGCCGTCACTATACTGAGCTGGCGAATGCGACTTTTGGGATCAATGATGGATTTTATCCGCTAGGTTCTTGTACGATGAAATACAATCCAAAAATCAACGATGAAATGGCGGCATTCCCAGCTTTCGCCAATATCCACCCGCTACAGCCGGAACGAACAGTCCAAGGTTCTTTAGAAGTTTTTACTATGACTGAAAAGCTTCTGAAAGAAATCACTGGGATGGATGCGATCACTTTCCAACCAGCTGCAGGAGCCCACGGAGAATTTACCAGCTTGTTGATGATCAAAGCTTACCATGAAAAAAATGGACAGCCCCAACGAAATAAAATCATCGTTCCTGACTCTGCTCATGGTACAAATCCTGCTAGTGTGGCAATGACTGGTATGATCACAGTCAATATTCCGTCGGATGAATATGGATGTGTGGATATAGAGGCATTGAAAGATGCGGTCGGTGAAGATACGGCCGGATTGATGCTGACGAATCCGAATACTGCTGGTATTTTTGATAAAAATATTTTAGAAATCACGAAAATCGTTCATGATGCTGGCGGCTTAAATTACTATGACGGCGCAAATTTAAATGCGATCATGGGCGTTGCCAGACCAGGCGATATGGGCTTTGATATCATTCATTTAAATTTGCATAAAACATTCTCAACACCGCATGGCGGTGGCGGACCAGGCTCTGGTGCGGTAGGCTGTAAAGATATTTTGAAATCACTTTTACCCAATTTTTATCCAGTTCAACAAGGAGAACAAATCGTCTTTACTGAACCGACAGATTCTATTGGACAAGTCAAAGGCTTTTATGGTCAATTTTCTGTCTTTTTACGTGCGTTGACTTACATTTTATTTTTAGGCTCTGAAGGGATCTCCTCAGCATCTAAAGGAGCAGTTTTAAATGCAAATTACATGCTTCATGAATTGAAAGATATATTTGAAGTACCATATGGCGATACGTGTATGCATGAGTTTGTGATCAGCTTAGATCGATTGAAAAAAGAAACGGGTGTTACAGCTTTAGATGTTGCTAAAGGAATATTGGATCATAAAATGTATCCGCCGACCATGTATTTCCCATTGACGGTACCTGAAGCATTGATGGTAGAGCCTCCTGAAACAGAATCAAAAGAACGGATCGATGACGCCATCTCTGTTTACCGCAAATTATATGAAGCGGCGCATGAAAATCCAGAGGACTTCCATAATTATCCGCTCCATGCTCAAATTCATCGTGTAGATGAAGTGAGAGCGGCGCGGCATCCAATCGTTCGTTATGATTTTTCTAAAGAATAA
- the gcvPA gene encoding aminomethyl-transferring glycine dehydrogenase subunit GcvPA, translating into MGNYLGSTEQQQKDMLEKIGLNSMNELYQSIPKEMLVEKLDIPAGKSEFEVRSIIENMGRKNKVFSKVFRGAGAYNHYIPAIVKQIAAKEEFVTSYTPYQPEISQGLLQSIFEYQTMICEITGMDATNASVYDGATATAEGINMCLEKKRLKVLISETTNLMTVQTAITYFSSRDIEFVMIPEKDGLTDLAALKEALDETTACFIVQQPNYYGGIEAVEEIEGLVHEAKAKFIMSVNPVASTVLKSAGEVNADIAVGDSQPFGLPLAFGGPYIGFIATKEKMIRKLPGRIAGETVDEAGDRAFVLTLQAREQHIRREKAASNICSNQALCALTNAAYMSTMGAKGIQEVATQCYSKAHYLADQLSKIAGVQLANDAPFFHEFVTTLPVSEDLVLAKLEEHDILGGYPTEKGLLWCVTEMNTKEQMDEVAALVKEACQS; encoded by the coding sequence ATGGGAAATTATCTTGGATCAACAGAGCAACAGCAAAAAGACATGCTGGAAAAAATCGGGCTCAACTCAATGAACGAACTGTACCAATCGATCCCAAAGGAAATGCTGGTAGAAAAACTTGATATTCCTGCTGGGAAATCAGAATTTGAAGTACGCAGTATCATAGAGAATATGGGACGGAAAAATAAAGTATTCTCTAAAGTCTTTCGTGGAGCAGGCGCTTATAACCATTATATCCCTGCTATCGTCAAACAAATCGCAGCTAAAGAAGAGTTTGTCACATCTTATACACCCTATCAGCCGGAAATCAGTCAGGGGTTGCTGCAATCCATTTTTGAATACCAAACAATGATTTGTGAAATCACAGGGATGGATGCAACAAATGCTTCAGTTTATGACGGTGCAACAGCGACGGCAGAAGGGATCAATATGTGCTTAGAGAAAAAAAGGCTGAAGGTCTTGATCTCCGAGACGACTAATCTGATGACCGTCCAAACAGCGATCACTTATTTTAGCTCTAGAGATATCGAGTTTGTGATGATCCCTGAGAAGGATGGATTAACAGATTTGGCCGCTTTAAAAGAAGCCTTAGATGAAACAACAGCCTGCTTTATCGTTCAACAGCCGAATTATTACGGTGGTATCGAAGCAGTGGAAGAAATCGAAGGGTTAGTTCATGAAGCAAAAGCAAAATTCATCATGAGTGTAAATCCTGTTGCCAGTACAGTTTTAAAATCAGCTGGAGAAGTCAATGCAGATATTGCCGTAGGCGACTCACAGCCATTTGGCTTGCCGCTAGCTTTTGGCGGACCTTATATCGGTTTTATTGCGACGAAAGAAAAAATGATCAGAAAACTTCCTGGTCGAATCGCGGGTGAAACAGTAGATGAAGCTGGAGATCGCGCCTTTGTTTTGACTTTACAAGCGAGAGAACAGCATATCCGCAGAGAAAAAGCAGCTTCTAATATTTGTTCCAACCAAGCCTTGTGTGCATTGACGAATGCAGCCTATATGAGCACGATGGGTGCCAAGGGCATTCAGGAAGTTGCTACACAATGTTACAGTAAAGCACATTATTTAGCAGATCAATTAAGTAAAATAGCAGGTGTTCAGCTGGCAAATGATGCGCCATTTTTCCATGAGTTTGTCACTACATTACCTGTTTCAGAAGACCTCGTTCTTGCTAAATTAGAAGAACACGATATTTTAGGTGGCTATCCTACTGAAAAAGGGTTGCTATGGTGTGTGACAGAAATGAATACAAAAGAGCAGATGGATGAAGTAGCAGCACTAGTGAAGGAGGCATGCCAGTCATGA
- the gcvH gene encoding glycine cleavage system protein GcvH: MAKVEELKFSKSHEWVLFEGDKVKIGLSDYAQDQLGDIVFIDLPDEGDEVTKEESFADIESVKAVSEAYSPLTGTVSAVNEELLDSPELINSAPLDSWLIEVEEIKEVEDLLTAEEYKKFCEESEEA, translated from the coding sequence ATGGCAAAAGTAGAAGAATTGAAATTTTCAAAATCACATGAATGGGTCCTTTTTGAAGGAGACAAAGTAAAAATCGGTTTATCTGATTATGCGCAGGATCAATTAGGAGACATCGTCTTTATCGATCTTCCAGATGAAGGAGACGAAGTCACTAAAGAAGAATCCTTTGCTGATATCGAGTCAGTTAAAGCTGTTTCAGAAGCATATTCTCCATTGACAGGTACTGTGTCTGCTGTGAACGAAGAACTTTTAGACAGCCCTGAATTGATCAATTCAGCGCCATTAGATTCTTGGCTGATCGAAGTCGAAGAAATCAAGGAAGTCGAAGATTTATTAACAGCTGAGGAGTATAAGAAATTCTGCGAGGAATCTGAGGAGGCTTAA
- the gcvT gene encoding glycine cleavage system aminomethyltransferase GcvT → MDLKTPLYDAHVKAGGKMVSFAGYMLPVQYAKTGVIKEHLAVRNQVGLFDVSHMGEVVYEGKDALANLQYVLTNDFTNLEIGRVRYTLMCNENGGVIDDLLVYKCSEDKYLLVVNAANREKDVAWMKQHLFGEVDFSDQSDSFVQIALQGPNSKEIIEKLTAEKDIPKKYYSFVEHANVGGITCLLSRTGYTGEFGYELYCSAEDGVKLWDLLLETGEKFGLVPCGLGARDTLRLEAGMPLYGHEMNDEITPFETDLSFAVKMKKEAFIGKKALEEKGEPSITRIGLILTERGIVREGAPVYFNGLEIGTTTSGTMCPYVNKACAMALVDKGLVEIGSSIEVEVRGKKIAAEVVEIPFVKK, encoded by the coding sequence ATGGATCTAAAAACACCCTTATATGATGCGCATGTAAAAGCTGGCGGAAAAATGGTTTCTTTCGCAGGCTACATGTTACCTGTACAATATGCAAAAACAGGCGTGATCAAAGAGCACTTGGCGGTTCGTAACCAAGTTGGTCTATTTGATGTTTCCCATATGGGAGAAGTCGTGTATGAAGGAAAAGATGCTTTAGCGAATTTGCAATATGTTTTAACCAATGATTTTACTAATTTAGAAATAGGTCGGGTCCGCTATACCTTGATGTGTAACGAAAATGGCGGAGTCATCGATGACCTTTTGGTATATAAATGCAGTGAGGATAAATATCTACTTGTAGTCAATGCAGCGAACAGAGAAAAAGATGTTGCTTGGATGAAGCAGCATTTGTTTGGTGAAGTTGACTTTTCAGATCAGTCGGATTCATTCGTTCAAATCGCTTTACAGGGTCCTAATTCAAAAGAAATCATTGAAAAGCTGACTGCTGAAAAAGATATTCCAAAAAAATATTATAGTTTTGTTGAGCATGCTAATGTGGGCGGAATCACTTGCCTCTTATCCAGAACGGGCTACACAGGAGAATTCGGCTATGAATTATATTGCTCTGCTGAAGATGGAGTTAAACTATGGGATTTATTATTGGAAACAGGCGAAAAATTTGGACTTGTTCCTTGCGGTCTAGGTGCACGTGATACCTTGCGTTTAGAAGCAGGGATGCCGCTTTATGGTCACGAAATGAATGATGAAATCACTCCATTTGAAACAGATCTAAGCTTTGCGGTGAAGATGAAAAAAGAAGCGTTCATCGGAAAAAAAGCTTTAGAGGAAAAAGGTGAACCAAGCATCACTCGCATCGGTTTAATATTGACTGAACGGGGAATCGTGCGTGAAGGAGCACCTGTGTATTTCAATGGACTGGAAATCGGCACAACTACATCAGGAACGATGTGTCCTTATGTGAATAAAGCCTGTGCCATGGCGCTTGTGGATAAAGGTCTTGTAGAAATCGGTTCATCGATCGAAGTTGAAGTTAGAGGTAAGAAAATTGCAGCTGAAGTTGTAGAGATTCCATTTGTAAAAAAATAA
- a CDS encoding linear amide C-N hydrolase gives MCTGISVESKEGNHYWGRTQEFNLLLDYEGAIIPKDYEIKVSLDRFMTRYAAMGVALAENPLLIDGVNEKGLMGGSFYFGNYNRYIEEEKIRSAGKLPLAGAEFVTYALTNYASVQEIKERVNQDTAIAIVDNQLGIPQHYVFQDGTGASVVVEPSVEGGYEVYDNPVGVFTNSPKFDWHLINLQNYVGLSDQMASDIQMGDLHIFSNGKGSGMRGLPGDYTPQSRFIRAAYLKHFTAPVSDDLVIEQIFHLLNSFDIPKGVVKVTSEKDVQYTQYTSAYDCEKKVMYIHLYENRMIQTLSLDEYLEKATIPQYFTLNMKHAYQTMAKKF, from the coding sequence ATGTGTACAGGAATTTCGGTAGAATCAAAAGAAGGAAATCATTATTGGGGACGTACGCAGGAATTCAATCTTTTGCTGGATTATGAAGGAGCGATTATTCCCAAAGATTATGAAATAAAAGTATCACTTGATCGTTTTATGACCCGTTATGCTGCAATGGGTGTAGCACTTGCTGAAAATCCATTGTTGATAGATGGGGTGAACGAAAAAGGATTGATGGGCGGTTCCTTTTATTTTGGCAATTATAATCGTTATATTGAAGAAGAAAAGATTCGCTCAGCTGGCAAGCTTCCTCTAGCCGGTGCGGAATTTGTGACATATGCGTTGACGAATTATGCCTCTGTTCAGGAAATCAAAGAGCGGGTGAATCAAGATACGGCAATCGCGATCGTGGACAATCAGTTGGGTATTCCTCAACATTATGTATTCCAAGATGGAACGGGTGCATCTGTTGTTGTTGAACCTTCCGTCGAAGGTGGTTATGAAGTGTATGATAATCCAGTTGGGGTATTTACAAATAGCCCTAAATTTGACTGGCATTTAATCAATCTTCAAAATTATGTTGGACTTAGTGACCAGATGGCAAGTGATATTCAAATGGGAGATTTGCACATTTTTTCTAACGGTAAAGGTTCTGGTATGCGCGGCTTGCCAGGAGATTATACCCCGCAATCACGTTTTATCCGAGCAGCGTATTTAAAGCATTTTACAGCACCAGTAAGCGATGATCTGGTGATCGAACAAATCTTTCATCTTTTGAACAGCTTTGATATTCCAAAAGGAGTGGTGAAAGTGACTTCGGAGAAAGACGTTCAGTATACACAGTATACAAGCGCTTATGATTGCGAGAAAAAAGTTATGTATATTCATTTGTATGAAAATCGTATGATTCAAACATTATCTTTAGACGAATATTTAGAGAAGGCAACGATTCCGCAATATTTTACTTTGAATATGAAACATGCGTATCAGACAATGGCAAAAAAGTTTTAA
- a CDS encoding MFS transporter encodes MDKKEPRNVVWMLTAIFLGYSCIYVDKMTIGMSLVTIATDLGFDPQQKGLILSAFFLGYTIFQIPFGYLSNKIGTRKMMITSVFLVGIFLCLFGFGFSLLYLIMVRFMTGAVAHSGYPSSVSTFISQELPLEKRGPAQSTMIASSGFASIIGPLLIAPLLVMVGWHKTYYLLGVAVMLIAVMMYFVIPKEFGGVKEQLQNKQSISFKEVLKDRNVWVMIFAAFFINAAVYGLNGWMATYLVEAHGLALTQTAYVSAVIGLFTMVAAMAGGVMVNKYFMGKEKYVILVATISGGVFSIFVSLVSSFIASMLFLALAVAAASLAFATLMSIPLKIFPSEEVSAKYATINAVGVSGGFVAPTIIGALIQLSQGNFFSSFIFIAVSFVVSGIITLMVQRKV; translated from the coding sequence GTGGATAAAAAGGAACCGAGAAATGTTGTTTGGATGCTTACAGCTATTTTTTTAGGCTATAGTTGTATCTATGTGGATAAGATGACGATTGGTATGTCGCTGGTAACGATTGCAACGGATTTAGGCTTTGATCCGCAGCAAAAAGGGTTGATCTTAAGTGCTTTCTTTCTAGGATACACGATTTTTCAAATTCCATTTGGGTATCTATCGAATAAAATCGGTACTAGAAAAATGATGATCACCTCTGTATTTTTAGTAGGTATTTTTCTTTGTTTATTCGGCTTTGGGTTTTCATTATTATATCTAATTATGGTTCGATTTATGACTGGAGCGGTCGCTCATTCTGGGTATCCATCTTCCGTAAGTACATTTATTTCACAAGAACTACCTTTAGAAAAACGTGGGCCAGCGCAATCGACAATGATTGCTTCATCAGGTTTTGCTTCGATCATTGGGCCGTTGCTGATCGCACCGCTATTGGTAATGGTCGGCTGGCATAAAACCTATTACTTATTAGGTGTAGCAGTGATGCTGATTGCGGTCATGATGTATTTTGTGATTCCAAAAGAATTTGGCGGAGTCAAAGAGCAGCTGCAGAATAAACAATCGATTTCTTTTAAAGAAGTATTGAAGGACCGAAATGTATGGGTCATGATTTTTGCGGCTTTTTTCATCAATGCAGCTGTCTATGGATTAAACGGCTGGATGGCGACTTATTTAGTAGAAGCGCATGGACTTGCTTTGACTCAAACAGCTTACGTGTCAGCAGTTATTGGATTGTTCACAATGGTTGCGGCGATGGCGGGCGGTGTAATGGTCAATAAGTACTTTATGGGAAAAGAAAAATATGTGATTTTAGTTGCTACAATAAGCGGTGGAGTCTTTTCTATTTTTGTTTCGCTTGTTAGCAGCTTTATAGCAAGTATGCTGTTTTTGGCTTTGGCAGTAGCAGCAGCCAGCTTGGCATTTGCGACATTGATGAGTATTCCTCTAAAGATTTTCCCGTCGGAAGAAGTATCTGCAAAATATGCAACGATCAATGCAGTAGGCGTCTCAGGAGGATTCGTTGCGCCGACGATCATTGGTGCTCTGATTCAATTGTCTCAAGGCAATTTCTTTAGTTCATTTATTTTTATTGCAGTATCGTTTGTTGTATCAGGAATCATCACACTGATGGTTCAACGAAAAGTGTAA
- the rsmA gene encoding 16S rRNA (adenine(1518)-N(6)/adenine(1519)-N(6))-dimethyltransferase RsmA, with the protein MTEYKEIATPSRTKEILKQHGFSFKKSLGQNFLTEPNILRKIVETAGIDRQTNVIEVGPGIGALTEQLAKNAAQVLTFEIDDRLIPVLEDTLSPYSNVTVVHKDVLKADLITTTKDVFKEELPIKVVANLPYYITTPIMMHFLESDLEVSEMIVMMQKEVADRISAKPSTKAYGSLSIAVQYFMEASIAFIVPKTVFIPQPNVDSAIIKLTKRDKPAVDVTNEKEFFKLTKASFQLRRKTLWNNLTHSYGKDETTKELLTKSLTEAEIDPSRRGETLSLEEFARLSNQLEKNRSL; encoded by the coding sequence GTGACAGAATATAAAGAAATCGCCACTCCTTCAAGAACGAAAGAAATCTTGAAGCAGCATGGCTTTTCATTTAAAAAAAGTTTAGGCCAAAATTTTTTAACAGAACCGAATATCTTACGTAAAATCGTTGAAACTGCTGGCATCGATAGACAGACAAATGTAATAGAAGTTGGCCCTGGAATTGGCGCTTTGACAGAACAACTGGCAAAAAACGCCGCTCAGGTTTTAACTTTTGAAATCGATGATCGCCTGATTCCTGTATTAGAAGATACACTTAGTCCTTATAGCAATGTAACTGTTGTTCACAAAGATGTGCTCAAAGCAGATTTGATCACAACGACAAAAGACGTGTTTAAAGAAGAGCTGCCGATCAAAGTCGTAGCGAATCTGCCCTATTACATTACAACACCTATCATGATGCATTTTTTAGAATCTGATTTAGAGGTTAGCGAGATGATCGTCATGATGCAAAAAGAGGTAGCTGATCGAATTTCAGCTAAGCCCAGTACGAAGGCGTATGGCTCTCTATCGATTGCTGTGCAGTATTTTATGGAAGCAAGTATTGCGTTTATTGTACCTAAAACAGTCTTTATCCCACAGCCGAATGTTGATTCAGCGATCATCAAATTAACGAAACGTGACAAACCAGCTGTAGATGTCACGAATGAAAAAGAATTCTTTAAATTGACCAAAGCGTCATTCCAACTACGTCGTAAAACATTATGGAACAATTTGACGCATTCGTACGGCAAAGATGAAACGACAAAAGAATTGCTGACAAAAAGTTTGACTGAAGCAGAAATCGATCCGTCACGTCGCGGTGAAACCCTTTCTTTAGAGGAATTTGCTCGCTTAAGTAATCAGTTAGAAAAAAATCGGTCACTCTAG
- the rnmV gene encoding ribonuclease M5, which produces MTEKLRIEEIIVVEGKDDTRRIQEVVDADTIETIGSAINEEILEQIEHAQETRGVIIFTDPDYSGEKIRKTIMDVVPDAKHAFLSRRLAAPKKRGSSLGVEHASDEAIVEALEKIVTPVHEEDDYQEIPRQMLIEYGLIAGAHAKERREKLGDALRIGYTNSKQLTKRLKMFRITEKELTDAMNAIIKAASEKSEESM; this is translated from the coding sequence ATGACAGAAAAACTCAGGATCGAAGAAATCATAGTGGTCGAAGGAAAAGACGACACAAGGCGGATTCAGGAGGTCGTTGATGCAGATACGATCGAAACGATCGGTTCAGCAATCAATGAAGAGATTTTGGAGCAAATCGAGCATGCACAAGAAACCAGAGGTGTGATCATTTTTACAGATCCAGATTATTCAGGAGAAAAAATACGTAAAACGATCATGGACGTTGTACCAGATGCCAAACATGCTTTTTTATCCAGACGCTTGGCGGCACCTAAAAAACGCGGGTCAAGTTTAGGCGTGGAACATGCTAGTGATGAAGCAATAGTAGAAGCTTTAGAAAAAATCGTGACACCTGTTCATGAAGAAGATGATTATCAGGAGATCCCTCGACAAATGTTGATAGAATATGGTTTAATAGCGGGAGCTCATGCAAAAGAACGTAGAGAAAAATTAGGGGATGCTCTACGAATCGGTTATACGAATAGCAAACAGCTAACGAAACGTCTCAAAATGTTTCGAATCACAGAAAAAGAGCTTACTGATGCCATGAATGCTATCATAAAAGCAGCAAGTGAAAAATCGGAGGAATCAATGTGA
- a CDS encoding TatD family hydrolase, whose protein sequence is MIFDSHTHLNAEQFNEDIPETIARAKELGVTEMAVVGFDTATIKKSLELSQTYPEIQSIIGWHPTEAGSYTPEIERQLQERLTTPKVVALGEIGLDYYWMEDPKEVQDRVFRRQIAIAKEMNLPISIHTRDAMEDTYKILKEEDIRDIGGIMHSFSGDPEWMKKFLDMGMHISLSGVVTFKKALEVQEVAKEVPLERLLVETDAPYLAPVPYRGKRNEPGYTRFVVEKIAELRELSFDKIAKNTTDNAHRLFRLV, encoded by the coding sequence TTGATATTTGATTCACATACCCATTTAAATGCAGAACAATTTAATGAAGATATTCCTGAAACGATTGCCCGTGCCAAAGAACTTGGAGTTACTGAGATGGCAGTTGTTGGTTTTGATACAGCAACGATCAAGAAATCGCTAGAACTAAGTCAAACATATCCAGAGATTCAAAGTATCATCGGCTGGCATCCGACTGAAGCGGGGAGCTATACGCCGGAAATCGAAAGACAACTACAAGAACGATTGACCACACCTAAAGTAGTGGCACTTGGAGAAATCGGCTTGGATTATTATTGGATGGAAGATCCTAAAGAGGTTCAGGATCGTGTATTTAGACGTCAAATTGCGATAGCTAAAGAAATGAATTTGCCGATCAGTATTCATACAAGAGATGCAATGGAAGATACTTATAAAATTTTGAAAGAAGAAGATATCCGCGATATCGGCGGAATCATGCATAGTTTTAGCGGCGATCCCGAATGGATGAAGAAATTTTTAGATATGGGCATGCATATCTCACTAAGCGGCGTGGTGACGTTCAAAAAAGCCTTAGAGGTTCAAGAAGTAGCAAAAGAGGTTCCACTTGAGCGTTTATTAGTCGAAACCGATGCCCCTTATCTAGCACCTGTACCTTATAGAGGCAAGAGAAATGAACCAGGTTATACGCGTTTTGTCGTCGAAAAAATAGCTGAACTGCGTGAGTTGTCTTTTGATAAAATTGCTAAAAATACGACCGATAATGCCCATCGCTTGTTTAGGTTAGTCTAA